A region from the Linepithema humile isolate Giens D197 chromosome 1, Lhum_UNIL_v1.0, whole genome shotgun sequence genome encodes:
- the Trl gene encoding transcription activator GAGA isoform X1, which translates to MGSSSQLYSLSWGEFSSSLASAVQLLRGHGDLVDVTLAAGGRSFHAHKIVLCAASPFLLDLLKSTPCQHPVVMLAGIGADDLESLLEFVYRGEVSVEPSQLPSLLQAAHCLCIHGLTPPTILTESGEEVPASAIPTGSATPTGNDGLSRTALNSYYPLKRRKRRRKSSTSSGKWPSNTTDSESRPLDDNNRTISYENKDDDTTDQADDAADNCLVGNYANHQGGGHSPRSQESSLVDNHQAAHQDHVSDGESHLHTLMPMQPFSSLHIPQFSSSLNMGYSPGLALSGLAANQTVSTGTLVGSANQSKSRGASDCPGVCPLCGATLRQARNLRRHLISSCKYRFSNNTTPATTTTPPPHNSDMITEIKHEVELPGYNDQSVTYGTDSGSNSCEQIVCKPSLPSPTLHGPESVVSPPSSIPSPTIAR; encoded by the exons ATGGGTAGTAGCAGCCAGCTCTATAGTCTTTCTTGGGGAGAATTCAGTTCTTCTCTGGCCTCTGCAGTACAGTTGTTGAGAGGACATGGCGATTTGGTGGATGTTACTTTAGCCGCTGGTGGTCGTAGTTTTCATGCTCATAAAATTGTTCTTTGTGCAGCCAGTCCATTTCTATTGGATTTATTAAAG AGCACACCATGCCAGCATCCAGTTGTTATGTTGGCAGGAATTGGTGCAGATGATTTGGAGTCTCTCTTAGAATTTGTATACAGAGGAGAAGTAAGCGTTGAGCCATCGCAGTTGCCTTCATTGCTTCAGGCCGCACATTGTCTATGCATTCATGGATTAACGCCACCAACTATATTGACAGAA aGCGGAGAAGAAGTTCCTGCATCAGCGATCCCAACGGGATCAGCAACGCCAACGGGAAATGATGGGTTATCAAGGACAGCACTTAATTCTTACTATCCATTGAAACGGAGAAAAAGGAGGAGAAAGTCGTCCACTTCCTCTGGAAAATGGCCCAGTAACACTACTGACAGTGAAAGTAGACCTTTGGATGATAACAACAGAACAATATCTTATGAAAACAAGGATGACGATACCACAGATCAAGCTGATGATGCAG CCGACAACTGCCTGGTTGGAAACTACGCGAATCATCAGGGCGGCGGTCACTCGCCGCGGTCTCAAGAATCGTCCCTCGTGGATAATCATCAGGCAGCACATCAGGATCACGTTTCGGACGGCGAGTCGCATTTACACACGTTGATGCCGATGCAACCGTTCTCGTCGTTACATATACCGCAGTTCTCCTCCTCCCTCAACATGGGCTATTCACCCGGTTTGGCGTTGTCTGGGTTGGCGGCCAATCAGACAGTGTCGACCGGGACGCTAGTCGGAAGTGCGAATCAATCGAAATCACGCGGCGCTTCCGATTGTCCAGGCGTCTGTCCGCTTTGCGGTGCGACGTTACGCCAGGCGCGGAATCTGCGTAGGCACCTGATATCGTCCTGCAAATACCGGTTCAGCAACAACACGACGCCAGCGACGACAACGACGCCGCCACCGCATAATTCCGACATGATAACGGAGATCAAACATGAGGTAGAGCTGCCTGGCTACAACGATCAGTCGGTGACTTATGGGACCGACAGTGGCAGTAACAGTTGCGAACAGATAGTTTGCAAACCCAGTCTACCCTCGCCAACGTTGCACGGGCCTGAGAGCGTGGTCTCGCCACCGAGCAGCATCCCATCGCCGACGATTGCTAGATAA
- the LOC105680066 gene encoding putative leucine-rich repeat-containing protein DDB_G0290503 isoform X3, with protein MFYLDKKGAAAAARYNSSTPNEEENFGDDREIALSSGSHRDKDHRTFELSASISRIKSDDSDSCSFSQDASKQESGIYMKMELNSFQDDLDIDLIERDVINETNYPPTTVNNNECEVKEEFKPRAYTPERLIKSQKYRILTPSPPYFVFSKAKLMSEEGNDKRKYQRCRKRLNGLLDSTQIGATQLRTLLNISPTDVRTCAFSSLISGNEQCIVNDFNTPMKSKNIQNTETFSSNRSSYDRLNSTLDNYKNLTNCLSSLDDTSGIQSNDWSLETQSDMQYTPMSLCDELAIASRSHTSSFATDRSTAINEVMSILESLQSHPEKATILLKEDDRFDDCTSHHDNLTRLALAIETDEEVSSAVPKDPNNAMHHLREKIKRLRLGNKEIHRDICDLRTNFQDDEKKTIDLSNKTTKLLQDVRNLRYFDDLLKLLKGKLYWISKKKWPFVLGHSEPYEEKNLII; from the exons ATGTTTTATTTGGACAAAAAAGGCGCCGCAGCCGCCGCGAGATACAACTCGTCTACACCGAACGAGGAAGAGAATTTTGGCGACGATCGGGAAATTGCGCTATCATCTGGATCACACCGCGACAAGGATCATCGAACATTCGAGTTGTCCGCATCAATATCTCGCATCAAGTCCGACGATTCGGACAGTTGCAGTTTCTCACAGGATGCGTCGAAACAGGAGAGTGGAATTTACATGAAAATGGAGTTGAATTCTTTTCAGGACGATTTGGACATCGATCTGATCGAGAGAGATGTTATCAATGAAACG AACTATCCGCCCACAACCGTAAACAACAACGAATGCGAAGTCAAAGAAGAATTCAAACCCAGAGCTTATACTCCGGAGAGGCTGATCAAATCGCAAAAGTACCGGATTCTCACACCGTCTCCTCCTTACTTTGTTTTCTCAAAAGCGAAGTTAATGTCGGAGGAAGGGAATGATAAACGAAAGTACCAGCGTTGTCGAAAACGATTGAATGGTCTGTTGGATTCCACGCAAATCG GTGCAACGCAGTTAAGGACACTTCTGAACATATCGCCCACGGATGTAAGGACGTGCGCATTTTCTTCACTCATTTCCGGAAACGAACAATGCATCGTCAATGATTTTAATACACCAAtgaaatcaaaaaatatacaaaatacggAGACGTTTAGCAGCAACAGATCGAGCTACGACAGGTTGAATTCCACCTTAGACAATTACAAGAACCTGACCAACTGTTTATCCTCCCTGGACGATACTTCTGGTATACAAAGTAACGATTGGAGTTTGGAGACGCAGAGCGACATGCAATACACACCAATGAGTCTTTGCGACGAGTTGGCGATCGCATCGAGAAGTCACACCAGCAGTTTTGCAACC GACCGAAGTACTGCTATTAACGAAGTGATGTCTATCCTTGAAAGCCTTCAGAGTCATCCTGAAAAGGCAACAATCCTCTTAAAGGAAGATGATCGATTCGACGATTGCACGTCCCATCACGATAATTTAACAAGACTGGCTCTGGCTATAGAGACGGACGAAGAGGTATCATCGGCGGTTCCCAAAGATCCGAATAATGCGATGCACCATCTTCGTGAGAAAATAAAACGGTTGCGTCTCGGCAATAAAGAAATCCATCGAGATATATGCGATTTACGTACAAACTTTCAG GACGACGAAAAGAAAACGATTGATTTGTCAAATAAGACAACGAAACTGTTACAAGACGTTCGCAATTTGCGATATTTTGATGACCTTCTGAAGCTCTTAAAAGGGAAACTCTACTGGATATCCAAGAAAAAATGGCCATTTGTTTTAGGACATAGCGAACCCTATGAAGAAAAGAATCTAATCATCTGA
- the LOC136997095 gene encoding putative nuclease HARBI1, whose product MDIINDNWFSEYDNFYNDESDECDNLNKKNFKKLHIIKLRNNYFNICEEKDFQRRFVISKKSFEMLLQKIENKIQYNTNRNAAIPPVIQLLVALRFYATGCFLITAADFCGISETSAHKIIHRVSPEIAALRNDFIKLPLLSEEIRENEQKFFKVAKFIRVIGCMDCTHIKVESFGGENCELYRNRKGFFSINVQVIINAKLEIIDIVARWPGSTHDSTIFNHSRIKTLFDAHTFGDSLLLADSGYPNLPYLMTPLLHPTTPEEHLYNEAQIRTRTRIERCFGIWKRRFAILSIGMRCRTVENTFPIIIATAVLHNIAQQEHNSNLISNSEQCDNTIIQIQNADLNSRNNNNEREKLILEYFKRLL is encoded by the exons AtggatattattaatgataattggtTTTCGGaatatgacaatttttataatgatgaAAGTGATGAGtgtgataatttaaataaaaaaaatttcaaaaaattacatattataaaattacgcaacaattattttaatatttgtgaagaaaaagattttcaaagaagatttgtaatatcaaaaaaaagttttgaaatgttattacaaaaaatcgaaaataaaatacaatataatactaatcg TAATGCTGCTATTCCACCAGTCATTCAATTATTGGTTGCACTCAGATTTTATGCAACTGGATGCTTTTTAATAACAGCTGCTGATTTTTGTGGAATTAGTGAAACAAGCgctcacaaaattattcatagaGTATCTCCTGAGATTGCTGCATTACGAaacgattttataaaattacctCTTTTATCTGAGGAAATTCGagaaaatgaacaaaaatttttcaaagtagcCAAATTTATTCGTGTTATTGGTTGTATGGATTGCACACATATTAAAGTGGAATCATTTG gAGGAGAAAATTGCGAATTATATCGCAATAGAAAAggctttttttctataaatgtgCAAGTCATAATAAATGccaaattagaaataattgatattgtaGCACGTTGGCCAGGATCAACACAtgattctacaatttttaatcattctaGAATTAAAACCTTATTTGATGCACATACATTTGGTGACAGTTTACTTCTTGCAGATTCTGGGTATCCAAATCTACCATATTTAATGACACCGTTGTTACATCCCACAACACCAGaagaacatttatataatgaagCTCAAATTCGAACACGTACAAGAATTGAAAGATGTTTTGGCATTTGGAAAAGAAGATTTGCTATTTTATCAATTGGAATGCGATGTCGCACAGTTGAAAATACATTTCCTATTATAATAGCAACAGccgttttgcataatattgcCCAACAGGAACATAATTCAAACTTAATTAGTAATTCTGAACAATGTgataatactattatacaaatacaaaatgctgatttaaattctagaaataataataatgaacgagaaaaattaattttagaatattttaaaag gTTACTTTGA
- the LOC105680066 gene encoding putative leucine-rich repeat-containing protein DDB_G0290503 isoform X2, protein MELVKNVILLNIPLITSGIFNVVKSTRAPRRLESVKDRQTMFYLDKKGAAAAARYNSSTPNEEENFGDDREIALSSGSHRDKDHRTFELSASISRIKSDDSDSCSFSQDASKQESGIYMKMELNSFQDDLDIDLIERDVINETNYPPTTVNNNECEVKEEFKPRAYTPERLIKSQKYRILTPSPPYFVFSKAKLMSEEGNDKRKYQRCRKRLNGLLDSTQIGATQLRTLLNISPTDVRTCAFSSLISGNEQCIVNDFNTPMKSKNIQNTETFSSNRSSYDRLNSTLDNYKNLTNCLSSLDDTSGIQSNDWSLETQSDMQYTPMSLCDELAIASRSHTSSFATDRSTAINEVMSILESLQSHPEKATILLKEDDRFDDCTSHHDNLTRLALAIETDEEVSSAVPKDPNNAMHHLREKIKRLRLGNKEIHRDICDLRTNFQDDEKKTIDLSNKTTKLLQDVRNLRYFDDLLKLLKGKLYWISKKKWPFVLGHSEPYEEKNLII, encoded by the exons CAGACGATGTTTTATTTGGACAAAAAAGGCGCCGCAGCCGCCGCGAGATACAACTCGTCTACACCGAACGAGGAAGAGAATTTTGGCGACGATCGGGAAATTGCGCTATCATCTGGATCACACCGCGACAAGGATCATCGAACATTCGAGTTGTCCGCATCAATATCTCGCATCAAGTCCGACGATTCGGACAGTTGCAGTTTCTCACAGGATGCGTCGAAACAGGAGAGTGGAATTTACATGAAAATGGAGTTGAATTCTTTTCAGGACGATTTGGACATCGATCTGATCGAGAGAGATGTTATCAATGAAACG AACTATCCGCCCACAACCGTAAACAACAACGAATGCGAAGTCAAAGAAGAATTCAAACCCAGAGCTTATACTCCGGAGAGGCTGATCAAATCGCAAAAGTACCGGATTCTCACACCGTCTCCTCCTTACTTTGTTTTCTCAAAAGCGAAGTTAATGTCGGAGGAAGGGAATGATAAACGAAAGTACCAGCGTTGTCGAAAACGATTGAATGGTCTGTTGGATTCCACGCAAATCG GTGCAACGCAGTTAAGGACACTTCTGAACATATCGCCCACGGATGTAAGGACGTGCGCATTTTCTTCACTCATTTCCGGAAACGAACAATGCATCGTCAATGATTTTAATACACCAAtgaaatcaaaaaatatacaaaatacggAGACGTTTAGCAGCAACAGATCGAGCTACGACAGGTTGAATTCCACCTTAGACAATTACAAGAACCTGACCAACTGTTTATCCTCCCTGGACGATACTTCTGGTATACAAAGTAACGATTGGAGTTTGGAGACGCAGAGCGACATGCAATACACACCAATGAGTCTTTGCGACGAGTTGGCGATCGCATCGAGAAGTCACACCAGCAGTTTTGCAACC GACCGAAGTACTGCTATTAACGAAGTGATGTCTATCCTTGAAAGCCTTCAGAGTCATCCTGAAAAGGCAACAATCCTCTTAAAGGAAGATGATCGATTCGACGATTGCACGTCCCATCACGATAATTTAACAAGACTGGCTCTGGCTATAGAGACGGACGAAGAGGTATCATCGGCGGTTCCCAAAGATCCGAATAATGCGATGCACCATCTTCGTGAGAAAATAAAACGGTTGCGTCTCGGCAATAAAGAAATCCATCGAGATATATGCGATTTACGTACAAACTTTCAG GACGACGAAAAGAAAACGATTGATTTGTCAAATAAGACAACGAAACTGTTACAAGACGTTCGCAATTTGCGATATTTTGATGACCTTCTGAAGCTCTTAAAAGGGAAACTCTACTGGATATCCAAGAAAAAATGGCCATTTGTTTTAGGACATAGCGAACCCTATGAAGAAAAGAATCTAATCATCTGA
- the Trl gene encoding transcription activator GAGA isoform X2, whose amino-acid sequence MGSSSQLYSLSWGEFSSSLASAVQLLRGHGDLVDVTLAAGGRSFHAHKIVLCAASPFLLDLLKSTPCQHPVVMLAGIGADDLESLLEFVYRGEVSVEPSQLPSLLQAAHCLCIHGLTPPTILTESGEEVPASAIPTGSATPTGNDGLSRTALNSYYPLKRRKRRRKSSTSSGKWPSNTTDSESRPLDDNNRTISYENKDDDTTDQADDAGDALSKARSLSDQPASCPLCGAILRQSRNLRRHLELLHFGLGNGSKSGIHARHRRAATDRVNDFGLSSLACVRPTARIDSHLAARSTEASDFPMMTPLSITSSVSSASSVSLPGNLMAPSSSLLGSGDQNGHSLPGSTSSTCSASIVPPANGIYSSDSGASMLSCLLPSLPTLPSFSASHDVFRHGEMFRAGIAYHDSSRQHARHMQRTDIT is encoded by the exons ATGGGTAGTAGCAGCCAGCTCTATAGTCTTTCTTGGGGAGAATTCAGTTCTTCTCTGGCCTCTGCAGTACAGTTGTTGAGAGGACATGGCGATTTGGTGGATGTTACTTTAGCCGCTGGTGGTCGTAGTTTTCATGCTCATAAAATTGTTCTTTGTGCAGCCAGTCCATTTCTATTGGATTTATTAAAG AGCACACCATGCCAGCATCCAGTTGTTATGTTGGCAGGAATTGGTGCAGATGATTTGGAGTCTCTCTTAGAATTTGTATACAGAGGAGAAGTAAGCGTTGAGCCATCGCAGTTGCCTTCATTGCTTCAGGCCGCACATTGTCTATGCATTCATGGATTAACGCCACCAACTATATTGACAGAA aGCGGAGAAGAAGTTCCTGCATCAGCGATCCCAACGGGATCAGCAACGCCAACGGGAAATGATGGGTTATCAAGGACAGCACTTAATTCTTACTATCCATTGAAACGGAGAAAAAGGAGGAGAAAGTCGTCCACTTCCTCTGGAAAATGGCCCAGTAACACTACTGACAGTGAAAGTAGACCTTTGGATGATAACAACAGAACAATATCTTATGAAAACAAGGATGACGATACCACAGATCAAGCTGATGATGCAG GGGACGCATTGTCGAAGGCACGCAGTCTGTCCGATCAGCCGGCGTCTTGTCCATTGTGCGGTGCGATTCTGCGCCAGTCGAGAAATCTCAGAAGACACTTGGAGCTTTTGCACTTCGGTTTGGGCAACGGTAGCAAGTCGGGCATACACGCGAGACATCGACGAGCGGCGACGGACAGGGTCAATGATTTCGGCCTGTCGTCGTTGGCGTGCGTTCGTCCCACTGCTAGGATAGACTCGCACCTCGCCGCGAGGTCCACCGAGGCCTCAGACTTTCCCATGATGACGCCCTTGTCGATCACCTCGTCCGTCAGTTCCGCGTCGAGCGTCAGTCTTCCAG GAAACTTGATGGCTCCGAGCTCGAGCCTGTTGGGTTCTGGCGATCAGAATGGGCATTCCTTGCCAGGATCCACCTCGAGTACATGCAGTGCGTCTATAGTACCTCCGGCCAATGGAATTTACTCTTCGGACAGCGGTGCCAGTATGCTGAGCTGCTTACTGCCATCATTGCCCACCTTGCCATCCTTCTCCGCGTCCCACGATGTGTTTCGACACGGCGAGATGTTTCGTGCGGGAATCGCGTACCATGATTCCTCTCGACAACACGCTAGACACATGCAGCGCACGGACATCACTTAA